A stretch of the Candidatus Omnitrophota bacterium genome encodes the following:
- a CDS encoding glycosyltransferase family 2 protein, with the protein MKENLSIVLIAHNEEDVIGKVAAGLVEKYREKIMEVIVVDDASTDSTAAVVEDRMKSEPKIRLVRRTPPCGVGRAIKTGFQSVSPRADYVLTMDSDFVGNIGDAGRLIERMEEGGCDGVIGSRFVEGSRIVGYSTAKMFANRAFHFVVGMLFGIRQKDLSNNFKLYRREIIEKMPWKSDDFAINAETGILPILSGYKVCEVPVSWIGRGTGEGKSKFKLLKVGLGYIKVIPYALTFRKQLRK; encoded by the coding sequence ATGAAAGAGAACCTTTCCATAGTATTGATTGCTCATAATGAAGAAGACGTTATCGGCAAGGTCGCCGCAGGTCTCGTCGAGAAATATCGCGAAAAGATAATGGAAGTTATCGTGGTGGATGACGCTTCTACCGACTCTACGGCCGCGGTTGTCGAAGATAGGATGAAGTCGGAGCCGAAAATACGGCTCGTCAGGCGCACGCCGCCGTGCGGAGTGGGGCGGGCGATAAAGACGGGTTTTCAGAGCGTGTCTCCCAGGGCGGATTACGTGCTGACGATGGACAGCGACTTCGTAGGAAATATCGGCGATGCCGGACGTCTCATAGAGAGGATGGAAGAGGGCGGATGCGACGGCGTTATCGGCTCGCGTTTTGTGGAGGGCAGTCGTATAGTCGGGTATTCTACGGCGAAGATGTTCGCGAACCGCGCTTTCCATTTCGTCGTGGGAATGCTTTTCGGCATAAGGCAGAAAGACCTCTCCAATAATTTTAAACTCTACAGGCGGGAGATTATAGAAAAGATGCCATGGAAGTCCGACGACTTTGCCATAAATGCGGAGACGGGGATTCTGCCGATACTCTCCGGCTACAAAGTCTGCGAAGTCCCCGTGTCGTGGATAGGGCGAGGCACCGGCGAGGGCAAATCGAAGTTTAAATTGCTTAAAGTAGGTTTAGGTTACATCAAAGTTATCCCGTACGCGCTTACCTTCCGGAAGCAACTGCGAAAATAA
- a CDS encoding glycosyltransferase 87 family protein: MVGDICERQKDNLRNMVARFKKAGNFILSDKVFIPIIAILIIAAAIVTGVRGGKDLKVALYGVEKMMDRQSPYDNPTDANRPIFRYAPAMTILQAPFMLTSKPKGPFEFEHMLPSVLAWYLAVMFALIMSIFLLMRIMPSPSRATTVRNLKISILIAVPLIGYELVNSQNKLMALAFAIAAIYLFEKKKNFFSAVLLSLAMTVYIPTFFLAVYFIIRSRGMYIVHFILGVLTVFIVIPSLVWGVAYNNFVLKDWYLRCLKPFFMTTSYNTYMELRSSSQSLPSAIGRIFVCGRTTPYKYIIPPEAIHIIIRVISAGIFLTSAAAVWRRIKPRMLGISFSLFLLLPLLTPSYCLWYTWAWIFVPCLAVLNYLSYPDIDKSERLFLKIAFIVLVAVSYSAAIMFFNDISVMFWGTLFFWGVLAFTLIKDARRPA, translated from the coding sequence ATGGTAGGTGATATATGCGAAAGACAAAAGGATAATCTGAGAAATATGGTTGCGCGTTTTAAAAAAGCCGGTAATTTTATATTATCCGATAAAGTGTTTATTCCGATAATAGCCATCCTTATCATAGCGGCGGCTATTGTTACGGGCGTCAGGGGCGGCAAGGATCTCAAGGTTGCGTTATACGGCGTCGAAAAGATGATGGACAGGCAGTCGCCGTACGATAATCCTACCGACGCTAACCGGCCGATATTCCGCTACGCACCCGCAATGACTATCCTGCAGGCTCCGTTCATGTTGACGAGCAAGCCAAAAGGCCCGTTTGAATTTGAACACATGCTGCCATCCGTTCTTGCATGGTATCTGGCGGTGATGTTCGCGCTTATAATGAGTATATTTTTGCTCATGCGGATCATGCCAAGTCCGTCGCGCGCGACGACCGTGCGCAATCTCAAGATAAGCATTCTTATTGCCGTGCCTTTGATCGGATATGAACTGGTGAATAGCCAGAATAAACTCATGGCGCTCGCCTTCGCGATCGCGGCGATATATCTTTTTGAAAAGAAAAAGAATTTCTTTTCCGCGGTATTGCTATCGCTCGCCATGACGGTTTACATCCCTACGTTTTTTCTGGCCGTTTATTTTATTATCCGTTCCAGGGGAATGTACATAGTCCATTTCATCCTCGGGGTATTGACTGTATTTATAGTAATACCGTCTCTTGTGTGGGGCGTAGCATATAATAATTTTGTTTTGAAGGACTGGTATTTAAGGTGCCTTAAACCGTTTTTCATGACCACATCCTATAATACCTACATGGAACTACGCTCGAGCAGTCAGTCGCTACCCAGCGCTATCGGCAGGATCTTCGTTTGCGGCAGGACGACGCCGTACAAATATATAATTCCTCCGGAGGCCATACACATAATAATACGAGTCATATCTGCGGGAATATTTCTGACATCGGCCGCCGCTGTGTGGAGACGCATTAAACCTCGAATGCTGGGGATTTCATTTTCCCTGTTTTTGCTTCTGCCGCTTCTTACGCCGTCATACTGCCTTTGGTATACATGGGCGTGGATATTCGTTCCATGCCTTGCCGTCCTGAATTATTTGAGTTATCCGGACATAGATAAATCCGAACGTTTGTTCTTAAAGATCGCGTTTATCGTACTTGTGGCTGTAAGTTATTCCGCGGCCATCATGTTCTTTAATGACATTTCAGTCATGTTCTGGGGGACGTTGTTTTTCTGGGGCGTCCTGGCATTTACACTAATTAAAGACGCGAGGCGCCCGGCGTGA
- a CDS encoding ABC transporter ATP-binding protein, which produces MSNNNSVSVRGLLKKFGDFTAVNNIDFDVAGGEIFGFLGPNGAGKSTTIRMLCGIISPTSGTGTVGGFDIIKQQKDIKQNIGYMSQKFSLYNDLTVAENINFYSGIYRIPAREKKERFESTVRTAGLEGMESNLTSSLAGGWKQRLALGCALLHRPKIIFLDEPTSGVDPITRANFWSVIKQLAAKGVTVFVTTHYMDEAENCNRMVLIYHGTIIAMGTPQEMKTTCMKSEILEITLPDSQDWLERISKMEGVKEAALFGANIHAVVYDSLKAAPAIKKFLEGAGVRSFGVNKILPSLEDVFVSLIENYDKTELKKN; this is translated from the coding sequence ATGAGCAATAATAATTCGGTAAGCGTCCGGGGACTTTTGAAGAAATTCGGCGACTTCACGGCTGTCAACAATATCGATTTCGATGTGGCCGGTGGCGAGATATTCGGTTTTCTCGGCCCCAACGGCGCCGGAAAATCGACGACTATAAGGATGCTCTGCGGCATCATTTCACCTACAAGCGGCACAGGCACGGTCGGCGGTTTCGATATCATAAAACAGCAGAAGGATATAAAACAGAATATCGGCTACATGTCGCAGAAGTTCTCCCTCTATAACGATCTGACGGTGGCGGAAAATATCAATTTTTACAGCGGGATATACAGGATACCGGCGCGGGAGAAGAAAGAACGTTTCGAATCTACTGTGCGTACCGCAGGCCTTGAAGGGATGGAATCGAATCTTACCTCTTCGCTTGCAGGAGGATGGAAACAGCGCCTGGCCCTGGGGTGCGCGCTTTTGCACAGGCCGAAGATAATATTTCTGGACGAGCCGACCTCGGGCGTCGACCCGATAACGCGCGCAAATTTCTGGAGCGTTATAAAACAGCTGGCCGCCAAGGGCGTAACGGTTTTTGTGACCACGCACTACATGGATGAGGCGGAGAATTGCAACCGCATGGTACTTATCTACCACGGTACGATAATCGCTATGGGCACGCCTCAGGAAATGAAGACCACCTGCATGAAGAGCGAGATCCTCGAGATAACATTGCCGGACTCGCAGGATTGGCTCGAGAGAATATCGAAGATGGAAGGCGTCAAAGAGGCGGCGCTTTTCGGCGCGAACATTCACGCCGTGGTATACGACAGCCTGAAGGCGGCGCCGGCGATAAAGAAGTTCCTGGAAGGCGCCGGCGTGCGTTCTTTCGGTGTCAACAAGATACTTCCGTCCCTGGAAGATGTATTTGTTTCATTGATAGAGAACTATGACAAAACAGAGCTTAAAAAGAATTAA
- a CDS encoding efflux RND transporter periplasmic adaptor subunit, which yields MPGKKKLKAIILFVLVVIGAVSGATFVLKKIAHDSNVIKVSGNIEGNDVRISFRVEGQITELLADEGFVIKVGDLVARLNTDELSKVKAEAEAALKRAEHQYWLDDVDYVRAENLLQAGAISAQKRDAAKTKADTDKASVDQARAQLELANTRLGWAELASPLNGYILVKSAEEGEVVRVGAPVFTAVDLNDIWVTAYINEKDLGRVKLNQEAYVMTDSYKNKKYKGWVSFISSQTEFTPKYIQTTEERVKYVYRIKVRVDNSSLDLKPGMPADAYIKVN from the coding sequence ATGCCCGGAAAGAAGAAGCTTAAAGCAATAATATTATTTGTCCTGGTAGTGATCGGCGCCGTATCCGGCGCAACTTTTGTGCTTAAAAAAATCGCCCATGACAGCAATGTGATAAAAGTCTCCGGTAATATCGAAGGCAACGACGTGCGCATATCCTTCAGGGTCGAAGGGCAGATAACGGAGCTATTGGCGGACGAAGGGTTTGTAATAAAAGTGGGGGATCTGGTCGCGCGTCTCAATACCGATGAGTTGAGCAAGGTAAAGGCGGAGGCAGAGGCCGCGCTAAAACGCGCCGAGCACCAGTACTGGCTCGACGATGTCGACTATGTCAGGGCGGAGAATCTCCTGCAGGCCGGAGCCATCTCGGCCCAGAAGAGGGACGCGGCGAAGACTAAAGCGGATACAGATAAGGCCTCAGTGGACCAGGCCCGCGCCCAGCTGGAGCTCGCCAATACGCGTCTCGGGTGGGCAGAGCTCGCCTCGCCTTTGAACGGCTACATACTTGTCAAAAGTGCGGAGGAGGGCGAGGTCGTGCGGGTCGGCGCGCCCGTATTTACCGCCGTTGATTTAAATGACATATGGGTTACGGCATATATAAATGAGAAAGATCTCGGCCGTGTGAAACTGAATCAGGAAGCGTATGTGATGACCGACAGCTACAAGAATAAGAAGTATAAAGGCTGGGTATCATTTATATCGTCCCAGACGGAATTTACCCCGAAATACATACAGACGACAGAGGAGCGCGTCAAATATGTTTACAGGATAAAGGTCAGAGTAGACAACTCGTCCCTCGACCTTAAGCCCGGTATGCCCGCCGACGCTTATATCAAGGTAAATTAA
- a CDS encoding archease — MIKSPSVNPAKKRYEQFPHTADIGVRVFGRDLKELFANAAFGMFDVMADLDGIKPSASAAVEAHGETAEELLVSWLDELLYISCTKELILSKFEIFEMSDNLLKAKVSGRPISANRNRLKTEIKAVTYSGLSIKKSDGGLSVELIFDV, encoded by the coding sequence ATGATAAAATCTCCGTCCGTGAACCCGGCGAAAAAAAGATATGAGCAGTTCCCCCACACAGCCGATATAGGTGTTCGCGTCTTCGGGCGGGATTTAAAGGAGCTTTTCGCGAACGCGGCATTCGGTATGTTCGATGTTATGGCCGATCTCGATGGAATAAAGCCTTCCGCGTCGGCGGCGGTGGAGGCCCACGGCGAAACGGCGGAGGAGCTTCTCGTCTCATGGCTCGACGAGCTTTTATATATTTCCTGCACGAAGGAGCTGATACTCTCGAAGTTCGAGATCTTTGAAATGTCCGATAATTTACTTAAAGCCAAGGTGTCCGGTCGGCCGATCTCCGCAAATAGAAACCGCCTCAAGACGGAGATAAAGGCTGTCACATATTCCGGATTATCGATAAAAAAGTCGGACGGTGGTTTAAGCGTGGAGTTGATATTCGACGTATGA
- a CDS encoding MFS transporter, with protein sequence MEEYIIKERSRQVEIILAVIASVFIFSIDFSMMNISLPTISRYFNVGIGVAAFLPMAYMLIVTSSLLGFGKLGDIRGYRKVFIAGLVVFITGSIACVFAPNINTLIALRMFQSLGEAMMSPMGVAILTTFLPVRSRGMALGLVALTQGLGFALGNVLGGYINAHFIWRGIFFVNIPVAILAILLALKVLPVKQKAAADRRFDTIGAAFIFMALAGLVYGLNLLGKLNSPPVPILISFAVSIIGFILFFARERKIDYPVLDFTLFKNRNFTYSNLAAVMAVALLMGCIFIAPFYLEMIKRLSTMQAGIYLIIAPTIMLFVAPVAGRLSDRIGSRVLCSAGAALEGIAFFIFSLMKPDSGMPIFVAALAMVGLAAGLFMAPNNKLVMSHAPDDKQGVASGVYKICLSVGGVLGIAVFPVVIIQTISFMMGGGMVDANLVKHSPEVLHGGFRNMFLFGVCMAIAAFVFSVMAEDRKI encoded by the coding sequence ATGGAAGAGTATATAATCAAGGAAAGAAGCCGGCAGGTCGAGATAATCCTGGCGGTGATAGCTTCCGTATTCATATTCTCGATCGATTTTAGCATGATGAATATCTCGCTTCCGACGATCTCGCGCTATTTTAATGTCGGTATCGGAGTGGCGGCATTTCTCCCGATGGCGTACATGCTGATCGTGACGAGCTCGCTTCTCGGGTTCGGAAAACTGGGCGACATCAGGGGGTATCGCAAGGTTTTTATCGCGGGCCTTGTGGTGTTCATTACAGGGTCGATAGCCTGCGTATTTGCTCCGAACATAAACACACTCATCGCGTTAAGGATGTTCCAGTCTCTCGGCGAAGCCATGATGAGTCCGATGGGGGTCGCGATACTTACGACATTTTTACCGGTGCGCTCGAGGGGGATGGCGCTCGGGCTCGTGGCGCTTACCCAGGGGCTCGGTTTCGCGCTCGGCAACGTACTGGGAGGCTATATAAACGCGCATTTTATCTGGCGCGGCATATTTTTTGTGAATATTCCCGTCGCGATATTGGCGATATTACTCGCGCTTAAGGTGCTTCCCGTGAAGCAGAAAGCCGCCGCGGACCGCAGATTCGATACGATCGGCGCCGCTTTTATATTTATGGCTCTCGCCGGACTTGTCTACGGCCTTAATCTGCTCGGCAAGCTGAACAGTCCGCCTGTTCCTATTCTCATAAGCTTCGCCGTTTCGATCATCGGTTTCATTCTCTTCTTTGCGCGGGAGAGGAAGATAGACTACCCCGTCCTCGACTTTACGCTATTCAAGAATCGCAATTTTACGTATTCAAATCTCGCCGCCGTTATGGCAGTAGCGTTACTCATGGGCTGTATATTCATAGCGCCGTTTTATCTCGAGATGATAAAAAGACTTTCTACAATGCAGGCGGGAATCTATCTCATAATAGCTCCGACTATAATGCTTTTCGTAGCGCCTGTGGCGGGCAGGTTGTCGGATCGCATCGGCTCAAGAGTTCTTTGTTCGGCGGGCGCCGCCCTGGAAGGAATAGCGTTTTTCATATTTTCGCTAATGAAGCCTGATTCGGGCATGCCGATCTTTGTTGCCGCCCTGGCGATGGTCGGTTTGGCGGCCGGATTGTTCATGGCCCCGAACAATAAACTCGTAATGTCGCATGCGCCCGACGACAAGCAGGGCGTCGCTTCAGGCGTGTACAAGATATGTTTGAGTGTCGGGGGAGTCTTGGGCATAGCCGTATTTCCGGTCGTTATAATACAGACGATAAGTTTTATGATGGGCGGGGGAATGGTTGACGCAAACCTCGTGAAGCATTCTCCGGAGGTTCTTCATGGCGGATTCCGTAATATGTTTTTATTCGGCGTTTGCATGGCGATAGCGGCATTTGTCTTTTCCGTTATGGCGGAGGATCGTAAAATATGA
- a CDS encoding ABC transporter permease, which produces MTKQSLKRIKAVAWKEFIQIKRDPRSLTLALGIPVFLLFLFGYALSLDIDHVRTVVWNQDASSELTRNFLLNFKNSRYFKIIKYTDNYRDIERMINSGEVIMALVIPKDFSHYIESGQKAPLQLLMDGSDANTATIARGYVQAVVSRYNTELLSTTLSARGMKPTKSLDARTRIWFNMGLTSTWFIVPGVIAMIIMIIAALLTSICIAREWERGTMEQLISTPVKGPELIAGKFIPYFIIGLFDLIVGVLMARFLFAVPFRGSYLLLMGLSFLFLAGALSQGILISIVAKTQLMASQMATLTTMIPTIILSGFIYPIFNMPQALQVVTYFIPARYYIVVLRELFLKGNGLNSMWDEALFLFLFAAIMVFFAVTKFKKKVAV; this is translated from the coding sequence ATGACAAAACAGAGCTTAAAAAGAATTAAGGCCGTCGCGTGGAAGGAATTCATCCAGATCAAGCGCGACCCGCGTTCGCTTACCCTTGCCCTCGGTATACCGGTATTCCTGTTATTTCTTTTCGGCTACGCCCTGTCTCTCGATATAGACCATGTGCGCACCGTCGTGTGGAACCAGGACGCGTCCTCCGAGCTTACACGCAATTTCCTTCTCAATTTCAAAAATTCCAGGTATTTTAAAATAATAAAATATACCGACAACTACCGTGACATAGAGCGCATGATAAACTCCGGCGAAGTCATAATGGCGCTGGTCATTCCGAAGGATTTTTCCCATTATATAGAATCGGGGCAAAAGGCGCCTCTACAGCTTCTGATGGACGGCAGTGACGCCAACACGGCGACGATAGCCCGCGGTTACGTCCAGGCAGTCGTTTCACGGTACAATACAGAGCTTTTGTCCACCACGCTTTCCGCCCGCGGCATGAAGCCGACGAAATCTTTGGACGCGCGCACGCGGATCTGGTTCAATATGGGGCTTACCAGCACCTGGTTTATCGTCCCCGGCGTTATCGCCATGATCATCATGATAATCGCGGCGCTTCTGACGTCTATTTGCATCGCCCGGGAATGGGAGAGGGGCACGATGGAACAGCTTATCTCGACGCCGGTGAAAGGGCCGGAGCTCATCGCCGGGAAATTCATACCATATTTTATTATCGGGCTCTTTGATCTCATAGTAGGAGTTCTCATGGCCCGATTCCTGTTCGCGGTACCTTTTAGAGGTAGCTATCTTCTCCTTATGGGCTTAAGTTTTCTATTCCTGGCAGGCGCTCTTTCACAGGGGATACTTATATCGATAGTGGCAAAGACACAGCTTATGGCCAGCCAGATGGCCACGTTAACAACAATGATACCGACGATAATTCTATCCGGGTTCATATATCCGATATTCAATATGCCGCAGGCGCTCCAGGTAGTTACCTATTTCATACCCGCGCGTTATTATATCGTCGTCTTAAGGGAATTATTTTTGAAGGGCAATGGTCTTAATTCGATGTGGGACGAAGCGCTCTTTCTATTTTTATTTGCCGCGATCATGGTATTTTTCGCCGTGACTAAATTTAAAAAGAAGGTAGCGGTATGA
- a CDS encoding ribonuclease Z: MKVTFLGTNGWYDTPTGNTPSVFIETPEEYIILDAGGGFYKARDLVKDERPVRLFLSHFHLDHIIGLHTLPIFKFPQGLDIYLVSGQEKLLRIFLKRPFTTPLLFLPMKIRLHDIDNLRGCSFALEYAPLKHSVPCYGFRFTIEGKTVTYCTDTGICGNLKKLARGADIFMTECAIAPDEKGPSLYHLTPQLAARAAKDAVAKRLYLCHFDPGKYPSFVSRSRAEDAARAIFVPTCAAKDGMIINL, encoded by the coding sequence GTGAAAGTAACATTTTTAGGCACGAACGGCTGGTACGATACGCCGACGGGCAATACACCCTCGGTATTTATCGAAACGCCGGAAGAATATATAATCCTCGACGCCGGAGGCGGATTCTACAAAGCCAGAGACCTCGTAAAGGATGAGCGTCCCGTCCGGTTATTTTTAAGTCACTTCCATCTCGATCACATTATCGGCCTGCACACTCTTCCCATATTCAAATTTCCTCAAGGGCTTGATATATATCTCGTATCCGGGCAGGAGAAGCTATTGCGGATTTTTTTAAAGCGGCCGTTTACTACGCCGCTTCTTTTTCTTCCGATGAAGATACGTCTTCACGATATAGATAACCTGCGTGGTTGCTCTTTTGCGCTGGAATACGCGCCTCTTAAACATTCCGTGCCGTGTTATGGTTTCCGATTTACCATTGAAGGCAAAACAGTTACATATTGCACAGATACGGGTATTTGTGGTAACCTGAAAAAATTAGCAAGAGGCGCGGATATATTCATGACGGAATGCGCGATTGCGCCGGATGAGAAAGGCCCGAGCCTGTACCATCTGACGCCGCAGTTGGCCGCGCGCGCCGCAAAAGATGCTGTGGCGAAGCGGCTCTACCTTTGCCATTTTGATCCGGGTAAGTACCCGTCTTTTGTCAGCCGGTCGAGGGCGGAAGACGCCGCGCGGGCAATATTCGTCCCGACCTGCGCCGCGAAAGACGGAATGATTATAAATTTATAA
- a CDS encoding ABC transporter permease has translation MSFERIKAILIKEFKQVFRDPRMKTVIFITPLVQIILFGYAANKDINYVPTAILDRDNTYESRQLLRDFTFSNYFVPEHYISTSEEQDELLNKGAASVVIRIDRGFGRNLNAGKDAQVQLAFDGTDSNTSMIVMGYADKVTGAFGARIMKERAETLGIAGNIPEVDLRDRPWFNGNLVSRNYYLPGVIATIVTMMSLLLTAMAIVKEKEIGTMEQLIVSPLRPIELIAGKLIPFAIIALIQIALITTLGVAWFHVPLRGSIIFLLFCTCIYLFTTLGIGLFISTISATQQEAMMSVFLFFMPTVLLSGFAYPIANMPQVIQWATFINPLRYFMVITRTIFLKGVGIEFLWTQLLPLLAMGFAVISLSVLRFHRSME, from the coding sequence ATGAGTTTCGAACGGATCAAAGCGATCCTTATAAAAGAGTTCAAGCAGGTTTTCCGCGACCCGCGGATGAAGACGGTTATTTTTATTACCCCGCTCGTCCAGATAATACTTTTTGGTTACGCCGCCAATAAAGACATAAACTATGTCCCGACCGCTATACTCGACAGGGACAATACCTACGAAAGTCGTCAGCTCCTCCGAGATTTTACATTTTCTAATTATTTTGTGCCCGAGCATTATATCTCGACGAGCGAAGAGCAGGACGAGCTTCTTAATAAGGGGGCGGCGAGTGTCGTTATACGTATCGATCGTGGTTTCGGCCGTAATCTGAACGCCGGCAAGGATGCCCAGGTCCAGCTCGCTTTTGACGGCACCGACTCGAATACATCCATGATAGTGATGGGTTATGCCGACAAGGTTACGGGTGCTTTTGGTGCGCGTATAATGAAAGAGAGGGCGGAGACCCTTGGCATCGCGGGCAACATACCCGAGGTGGACTTGAGAGACCGGCCGTGGTTTAACGGCAACCTCGTCTCCAGAAATTATTACCTTCCGGGCGTTATCGCAACGATTGTTACAATGATGTCGCTTCTTCTAACAGCTATGGCGATAGTTAAGGAGAAGGAAATAGGGACGATGGAACAACTGATTGTCAGCCCCCTCCGTCCGATAGAGCTTATCGCCGGCAAGCTCATCCCTTTCGCGATAATAGCGCTCATACAGATCGCGCTTATAACTACGCTGGGGGTGGCGTGGTTCCATGTGCCGCTGCGAGGTAGTATTATTTTTCTGCTTTTCTGCACCTGCATATATCTTTTTACGACCCTGGGGATAGGTTTATTCATCTCGACGATATCCGCGACACAGCAGGAGGCCATGATGTCGGTATTTCTTTTCTTCATGCCGACCGTTCTTCTGTCGGGATTCGCATATCCTATTGCCAATATGCCCCAGGTTATACAATGGGCAACTTTTATTAACCCATTGCGCTATTTCATGGTCATAACAAGAACTATATTTTTAAAAGGTGTGGGCATAGAGTTTTTGTGGACGCAACTTCTGCCGCTTTTGGCGATGGGATTTGCGGTTATAAGCTTAAGTGTTTTAAGGTTCCATCGGAGTATGGAATAA
- a CDS encoding TolC family protein has protein sequence MMAKKNTGKIPAILLSTCLLLSLSASSTAFSDESVPSSSAKELSLKDSIGIAYLNNKDIQIQAESLDIAKAGILGAKSAFWPKLAATYGYTYNGFAFNLGALAANTKKDIGIFSGYQNDNKVGVSVNETIYNGGADIAVLKESRLELKVQEETLRARKLDVAFEAKRLYYGLLLAYETERIAQNLFNQSKAHYDDVKAKFEQGTSSKFDVLQSSVQVAKVVPEVVKAKNAIEIITAEFKKVIGIRPGDDIRLLGHLRYTLIDAKEDDSLKEAYKNNPEMILKTLGIDISKWEIEYAKSGYYPQVGANFGYNYRSNNLETIFDYRHTNWAAGVTVGMSIFDGMATKAKVDAAKAKYGQAFLAKANIADQLVVDVKTACLDMKKADAIAVSQRDAIVEAKEAVRIAEIGYDNGVTTNLDVLDTQVSLSQVEKNLAEGIYDYLMAQAQLDRILGRENSGEEK, from the coding sequence ATGATGGCCAAAAAAAATACCGGAAAAATTCCCGCGATATTATTATCAACCTGTCTATTACTGTCTCTATCTGCATCGTCTACTGCTTTTTCAGACGAGTCTGTACCTTCTTCCTCCGCAAAAGAACTTTCCCTGAAAGATTCTATAGGCATAGCTTACCTCAATAATAAAGATATTCAGATACAGGCCGAATCACTCGATATTGCGAAAGCCGGCATACTCGGCGCTAAGAGCGCATTTTGGCCTAAACTCGCCGCCACTTACGGGTATACCTACAATGGTTTTGCATTTAATTTGGGCGCGTTAGCCGCCAATACCAAAAAAGATATCGGGATATTTTCCGGGTACCAGAACGATAACAAAGTCGGCGTTTCCGTAAACGAAACGATATATAATGGCGGCGCTGATATTGCCGTCTTAAAAGAGTCGCGCCTTGAACTGAAAGTCCAGGAAGAGACGCTCCGTGCCCGGAAACTCGACGTAGCTTTCGAAGCCAAACGGCTATATTACGGTCTTCTTCTCGCTTACGAAACGGAACGGATAGCTCAGAATCTCTTTAACCAATCGAAGGCGCATTACGACGACGTGAAGGCCAAATTCGAGCAAGGGACGTCTTCGAAATTCGATGTGCTTCAGTCGAGCGTGCAGGTGGCCAAGGTGGTGCCGGAAGTGGTAAAGGCGAAGAATGCCATCGAGATAATAACGGCGGAATTTAAAAAAGTGATCGGGATAAGGCCGGGGGATGATATAAGGCTTCTGGGCCATCTTCGCTATACGCTCATCGATGCAAAAGAGGACGACTCCCTGAAAGAGGCCTACAAGAACAATCCTGAAATGATACTCAAAACGCTCGGTATTGATATCAGTAAATGGGAAATAGAATACGCTAAAAGCGGATACTATCCTCAGGTGGGCGCCAACTTCGGTTATAACTATCGTTCCAATAATCTTGAGACCATATTCGATTATCGCCACACCAACTGGGCGGCGGGAGTTACCGTGGGGATGTCTATTTTCGACGGGATGGCCACCAAAGCTAAAGTAGATGCCGCGAAGGCGAAATACGGCCAGGCATTTCTCGCGAAAGCCAACATCGCCGATCAGCTCGTAGTCGACGTAAAGACCGCGTGCCTCGACATGAAGAAGGCAGACGCGATAGCTGTATCCCAGAGGGACGCGATCGTCGAGGCGAAAGAGGCGGTGCGGATAGCGGAGATAGGTTATGACAACGGCGTTACCACCAACCTGGATGTTCTCGATACGCAGGTTTCATTAAGCCAGGTTGAGAAGAATCTCGCCGAGGGTATTTACGATTATCTTATGGCGCAGGCCCAGCTCGACAGGATACTTGGCAGGGAAAATAGCGGAGAAGAAAAATAG